A segment of the Triticum urartu cultivar G1812 chromosome 1, Tu2.1, whole genome shotgun sequence genome:
TCCGTCCGCCCCCTCTTGTTTTTACTGCCGCGCGCCGTAAATTCAACGGTCAATGGAACAACGACACCGCAGTGAGCGCGCTGTGGGGATAAAATTAGAGACCTCTCGGCAGAGCAGAGGAAGCTACACGCGCACACTTCCTACACTGCCTCCTCTTCTCTTGGCTGCTCGTCGCCAATGGAGCTCCCGTCCGCGGCTTTTCCTCGCCCTCCGCCTACAAGCTGGTGGACACGTGCAAGAAGGCGGCGGCCACGGCGGCGTCCGTGACCGCCTACGCCGTGCTGGCGCGCGGCATGGCGCGGGAGCTCCTGCCGCCCGACCTCTGCGCCGTCGTCAGCTGGGCCGCCTCGCTCGTGCGCGGCCACCTCCAGCCCCCGCCCGCCCAGCGCCGCACCGTCGTCGTCAAGCGCCTGGACGGCTGCGCCATCAGCTGCGCCAACTTGAACTCCTTCTACGACGACGTCAACGACTACCTCGCCACCAGGATCGACCCGCAGTCCATGCGCCGGCTCTGCCTCAGCGGCGCCGGGGCCAGGAAGGTCATGTCCATGGACACCGGCGACTCCATGACCGACGTCTTCGAGGGCGTCCGGTTCACGTGGACGTCCGTCTCGGGGGAAGGCCGCAAAGGCCCGGACTCGCTGGAGCTCACCTTCGACGCGGAGCACACGGACATGGCGCTGGGCACGTACGTGCCCTCCATCACGGCCGCGGTGGAGCAGGCGCGGCGTCGGGACTGCAAGCTCAAGATCTTCATGAACGAGGGCTCGTCGTTACGCGGGATCAGCCACAACCACCCGGCCACGTTCGACACGCTCGCCATGGACCCGCCCACCAAGCAGGCCCTCATCGCCGACCTCGACAGGTTCTTGAAGCGCAAGGAGTACTACCGGCGGATCGGCAAGGCATGGAAGCGCGGCTACCTTCTCTACGGCCCGCCCGGCACCGGCAAGTCCAGCCTGGTGGCCGCCGTGGCTAACTACCTCCGCTTCAACCTCTACGACCTCGACCTCTCCGAGGTGCGCTACAACGCCGAGCTGCAGAAGCTGCTCATCGGCATGCCCAACAGGTCCATCCTTGTCATCGAGGACATCGACTGCTGCTTCAGCGCCACGTCCAGGGAAGGTGGCAAGGAGCGCAAGACGCTGGCGCGGGCCGACTATGGCCATGGCGACGATGACTCTGACGACTGCTCGAACAAGGTACGTTGCATAGGAACAAAACAAGCATCGATCTTTGATTggtgaacacacacacacacacacacacacacacattagTAGTATCTTCTTCTGACGAGTGTCTGAACATTCTGCCTCTGAATGCCAACATGGAATGGCAGAGTATCACACTGTCGGGGCTGCTCAACTTCATCGACGGGCTGTGGTCGACGAGCGGCAAGGAGCGCGTCATCATCTTCACCACCAACTACAAGGATCGCCTCGACCCGGCGCTGCTGCGTCCTGGGCGCATGGACATGCACGTCTACATGGGCTACTGTGGCTGGGAGGCGTTCAGGACGCTAGCCCGGAACTACTTCCTCGTCGACGACCACCCTCTGTTCCCGGAGATACAGGAGCTGCTTGCCGAGGTGGAGGTGACGCCAGCCGAGGTGTCCGAGATGCTGCTGCGGAACGAGGACGCCGACATTGCGCTCCTCGGGCTGGTTGAGTTTCTCACAGCCAAGAAGCAGGGAGGAAAAGATTCAGTCAAGGCATGAAGGGGAGCAGTGCATTCACCAGCCAGTGAAAGGAAAAGGATCAATGCTTTCTGTTTTGCGAGTAATTTGCAGTGTGGACGAATCTTGTCCTTCTAATTTCTATGTTTAATTGTTAGTCCTAGCGATCTTTATCCTGTTGGCAAGCATCGGTACCTGCTGTGTTAACCGCTGCTATGTCGTTCTTTACCCAGTAGCAGTTGTTTGTCTCCAAATGTTTGGGAACTGATTTGGACTTCAGTGGTGGATTATTTCGGAATGAAATGCGTTATTACTCCATTATCTCAAAGTGGTTGCACACTTTAGGCCAAGAACTCGAAAACTGATTAAATTTAGTTCATAAACTCGTTTATTTGATCATATAAGACACAAAACTGATCAAACTAAGTAATTTTTGCATGGGCTTTTTTGCCATATTATTCTAAACTGAACATAAACATCGCGGTTGCCATTATCTCAAAGTGGTTGCACACTTTAGGCCAAGAACTCGAAAACTGATTAAATTTAGTTCATAAACTCGTTTATTTGATCATATAAGACACAAAACTGATCAAAGTAAGTAATTTTTGCATGGGCTTTTTTGCCATATTATTCTAAACTGAACATAAGGCACGTTGcattgggtgggtgggtgggattCAAAATCACGCCCTAAGAAGGGACAAGTGAcgcgaatcaacctgtggttgagttggttaggtggatAGTGGTATTCCCAACCcgccagggttcaaatcctggtgctcgcattattcctaaatttatttcaggatttccggcgatgcgctttcagtgggaagagacgttcccgtcgacgatgaagcgcctacggtgacttcgtaaatcttaatatgagcgcttgtgtctgtactgatgctaaaAAAAGGGACAAGTGGCTAGCTGACCACTATTGTGTTACAACATCCTATACTTTCTGCTCTCAAGCTTAAATACATGTGCATGAATAGTAGTAAATTTAGAAAATACTCTTTCTGGTCCTTTTTAGCCTACATATAAGTTTTGTCTAGAGTCAAAGTATCTCTAGTTTGATCAAACTTATGGAAAAAAAGTATCAGCATTCACAATGCCAAATCAATATTTTTAGATCCATTATGAAATGTAGTTTCAtaatgtatatatatatatttggttTTGTAGATGCTGatatttttaatataaatttggtcacaAATCTAATAcgcggagtaaaaaggaccgaAGGGAGTTTAAACTACCAAAACGTTTTATATTTAGAAACAAAGGTAGAGTAGTAAATAGAATTTTAAAAAGTCCATTTTTTGTCGATGAACATCAATAAATATCTAACATCATGTACAGATTCATCTAGAGAAGACATCCGTGGTGCACTGTGCCAGATTTTGTTTAATGGATGAACATTAAGATTTTTTTTGTAAA
Coding sequences within it:
- the LOC125532848 gene encoding AAA-ATPase At3g50940-like, with product MAGDEPYGGRGEASKRATRCYTEDLRKQSDLKERVDLWNCSRTRSTGTNAQWFDWVFTWSWRCGDCLAMQGAASKCEARRQYGCGGAGGKQAGGSKGAAACGWMRRCGRKGTRGGKEERRRPAQERPLGRAEEATRAHFLHCLLFSWLLVANGAPVRGFSSPSAYKLVDTCKKAAATAASVTAYAVLARGMARELLPPDLCAVVSWAASLVRGHLQPPPAQRRTVVVKRLDGCAISCANLNSFYDDVNDYLATRIDPQSMRRLCLSGAGARKVMSMDTGDSMTDVFEGVRFTWTSVSGEGRKGPDSLELTFDAEHTDMALGTYVPSITAAVEQARRRDCKLKIFMNEGSSLRGISHNHPATFDTLAMDPPTKQALIADLDRFLKRKEYYRRIGKAWKRGYLLYGPPGTGKSSLVAAVANYLRFNLYDLDLSEVRYNAELQKLLIGMPNRSILVIEDIDCCFSATSREGGKERKTLARADYGHGDDDSDDCSNKSITLSGLLNFIDGLWSTSGKERVIIFTTNYKDRLDPALLRPGRMDMHVYMGYCGWEAFRTLARNYFLVDDHPLFPEIQELLAEVEVTPAEVSEMLLRNEDADIALLGLVEFLTAKKQGGKDSVKA